From Lycium ferocissimum isolate CSIRO_LF1 unplaced genomic scaffold, AGI_CSIRO_Lferr_CH_V1 ctg14370, whole genome shotgun sequence:
GGTAAGGCTGATGGTGCTAGGGTATTTGAGTTAAAAAAGGCCTTGGCTCACATTTCCCAAGGTTCTCTTGACATTGCTTCTTATTTTACCAAGATAAAACAATTGTGGGATGAGTTAGCTTCAATCTCTGTTCATTCTGAGAATAGGTGTAATTGTATTGGGGGTGCTAAATCTGAGGAGGAACAAAAGGTCTATCAGTTTCTCATGGGTTTAAATGGGTTTATGTCAGTGAGGGTAACATTCTTATGACTAAGCCTCTTCCTTCCATGGACACTACTTATAGCATCCTTCTCAGTGATGAAAAGCAAAGACAAGTCTCTGCTAGTACTGTTTTTCCATCTGAATCAGCCTCCTTCCATGCCTCTTTTAACACTGGTGGATCTAAGTTTGCTCCCAAAGTACAATCGATCCTCGGAAGCATCTCTATATTGCAAATGCAAGAGGGACCGGCGTATCATTGAGAAATGTCACAGGCTTCATGGTTACCCTTCAAACTTTAAATTCACTAAGGGTTCTGGTCCTAATTCTGGTCCTAGAAAGGTTGCTGCTAAAGCTGCTTGTGAGAGTTATCCTACTGATTCATCCACCAGCTTTGTTCCTTTCAATGAGAGTACTCAAATGACTGTTCCTGATCAGACTTATGAGGGATCAGGTTTAACCAAAGATGAGCACTCTCAGTTGCAGTTCCTACTACACAAAACTCACATATCACCTGGATCATCTCATTCTCTCATGGCATCTGCTCACTTTGCAGGTAGAGTTGCTACTCATAGTGTTTTGCTCAAACCTTGTCTATTTTCAAAGGTTGATAGTTCAGTATGGATCATAGACTCAGGGGCATCTGATCATATGACCTCCAAATTGTCTCTCCTATTTAACATTAGACCCCTTTCTATCCCCCCACGCCCTTGTTTCTTTACCTAATGGCTATAAGGTCAAGGTAACTAATCTTTGGATCTTTAAATCTGTTTCCAAATTTTACTCTACATAATGTGTTATATGTTCCTACTTTCCAATACAATCTCATCTCTGTATATCAATTAGCTTCCCAGTTTGATGGTGTTGCCCATTTTACCAAGAATCTGTGCCTTTTTCAGGACCATTCTCAGAGGAAGCCACTGGTTCTTGGTAGGTTGGACAATGGCTTATACAAGCTGACTATTCCTCCATTGTCTCTGCTTTCGCTTTGCCACCTCCGTCCCtagtcattcatttacattaaaCTCTTTGTTTGTAATATTCCAGTTTCTGATACTGTTTTGGCTGATGATTTTACCTCTAATGTTTCCTCTAAAGCATCTGTATGTTCTTCTGTGAATATTAATAAAATGGATGTTGTGTGGCATTTCAGGCTTGGCCATATCCCATTTTCTAGAATGAAAACCATTCCTgctattaagtcatctttatcttCTACTCAATCTTTTCCTTGTTCTATATGTCCTTTAGCTAGACAAACTAGGCTTCCCTTCCCTTCTAGTGACATCCGTTCTCGCCATTTTCCAATTAATACGTAGATACTGGGGTCCTTATCACACATCCACTACATCTAATGCTAGATACTTTCTAACTATTGTTGATGACTACTCTAGATGTACTTGGACCCACTTGATGGGGGCTAAGAGCAATGCTTTTGATTTGCTCAAAGCCTTCATTGCCATGGTTGACACTCAATTCCACACTAAGGTGCAAACTGTGAGAAGTGACAATGCCTTGGAGTTGGGTTCTAGTCATGCTGGTTCTTCCTTCTTTGCTGAGAAAGGCATCACCCATCAGACTTCCTGTCCACACACCCCACAACAAAATGGGGTGGTGGAAAGGAAGCACAGACACCTCTTAGAAACTGCTAGGGCATTGCTTTTTCAGTCTAAATTGCCCATTTCTTTTTGGGGTGACTGTCTTCTCACAGCCACATATCTCATTAACAGGTTTCCTTCCTCTGTCCGTAATAATAAGAGTccttttgagatattatatGGCATTCCTCCTACTTATGCTCATTTAAGGACCTTTGGATGCTTATGCTATGCTACCACACCTAAAGTCAATAGACACAAGTTTGATCCTAGGTCCATTCCTTGTATTTTCTTGGGCTATCCCTTTGCTAAAAAGGGGTACAAATTATACAATCTAGTTTCTAAATCTGTTTTCATCTCAAGGGATGTAGTCTTCCTTgaacatatttttcctttttctacaCCACCTCAGGACTCACCTACTACTTGCCCTCGAAATCTTGATACACGATGATTGTTCCTTTTCCCTTCTCCTTCCTCTGTCCTCGTCCACGGTCTCGCTCACTCCTCCCCATCTCATTTTGCTCTGCTACATCCGCATCTCCTTTCACCCTCCTCCTGCGTCTTCTTCCCGCCCCTCCTCCACTCTCGCCCTAACTCTTTGCCGACCCTGTTCTGTTTGTTAGCGCAGTCTTCTAGGCCTCATCATCCTCCTGCTTATCTCAAAGATTATCATTATGACCTTCCTCCCTCTGTCTCTTCCTCTGCTGTTTCCTTAGCTACTTCCTCTGAAAATCATGTGTTTGAGCCTAATACTTATTCTCAGGGCGACCTCCATTCTCGGTGGCAAGATGCAATGAGTAAAGAATTTCAGGCCTTGGAGGCTAATCATACATGGGCCATAGTTGATCTTCCCTCTGGTAAGAAACCCATAGGGTGTAAGTGGGGTTTTAAGGTAAAGTACA
This genomic window contains:
- the LOC132042266 gene encoding uncharacterized protein LOC132042266, translated to MTNTDNSQIPARNGTAAGTNTSMTGTTPISHRVNFDCFIVRNKLDFIHGTIKKPPEGSPLLRQWQRCNDLVVAWAANSVTKEIHRSVVYSEFAKDIWRELEARYGKADGARVFELKKALAHISQGSLDIASYFTKIKQLWDELASISVHSENRCNCIGGAKSEEEQKVYQFLMGLNGFMSVRPPSMPLLTLVDLSLLPKYNRSSEASLYCKCKRDRRIIEKCHRLHGYPSNFKFTKGSGPNSGPRKVAAKAACESYPTDSSTSFVPFNESTQMTVPDQTYEGSGLTKDEHSQLQFLLHKTHISPGSSHSLMASAHFAGPFSEEATGSW